A stretch of Paenibacillus peoriae DNA encodes these proteins:
- a CDS encoding YcnI family copper-binding membrane protein — MNTTIQTAKSRFSRFATSVGLIAAGALLFAGMASAHVTVKPSVSQPNAWETYTLKVPVEKNIPTTKVALKIPKEVVFKQYEPVPDWKVATEKDSSGKVITVTWTTEKDGIQAGQYQRFSFVAQNADQNTAAAWDAFQYYSDGSIVEWTGDEGSNSPHSITEITAYATSATPVPAADSGHDSAGTTAGHASTDTTKDSSSPAPASNNAVEAAPAASVPASSTAQTTALVLSIIAVILGAAAVGIALKRRK, encoded by the coding sequence ATGAATACAACAATTCAAACAGCAAAATCCAGATTTTCCAGGTTTGCGACCTCTGTGGGTCTAATCGCAGCGGGTGCCTTACTTTTTGCAGGTATGGCCAGTGCACATGTGACAGTCAAGCCTTCTGTTTCACAACCTAATGCGTGGGAAACGTACACATTGAAAGTACCCGTGGAAAAAAACATTCCAACCACCAAAGTCGCCTTGAAAATTCCGAAAGAGGTCGTTTTCAAACAATACGAGCCTGTACCGGATTGGAAGGTAGCCACCGAAAAAGACAGCTCTGGCAAAGTAATCACCGTGACCTGGACGACTGAAAAAGACGGCATTCAAGCAGGTCAATATCAGCGTTTTAGCTTTGTAGCGCAAAATGCAGACCAGAATACCGCAGCAGCCTGGGACGCCTTCCAATATTATAGTGACGGAAGTATCGTGGAATGGACAGGCGATGAAGGAAGTAACAGTCCTCATTCTATTACCGAAATCACGGCGTATGCCACGTCCGCAACTCCTGTCCCTGCCGCAGACAGCGGACACGATTCGGCGGGTACGACAGCAGGTCACGCGAGCACAGATACGACTAAAGATAGCAGCAGCCCCGCACCTGCTTCAAACAATGCTGTAGAAGCTGCACCTGCCGCTTCTGTTCCAGCCAGCTCTACTGCACAAACGACAGCTCTCGTCCTCTCGATCATTGCAGTCATTCTTGGTGCCGCAGCTGTTGGTATTGCACTCAAGCGCCGCAAGTAA